The proteins below come from a single Malus domestica chromosome 03, GDT2T_hap1 genomic window:
- the LOC139194542 gene encoding uncharacterized protein → MGGGFRVLHLVRPFLSFLPEVQSADRNVPFREKVIYTVISLFIFLVCSQLPLYGIHSTTGADPFYWMRVILASNRGTVMELGITPIVTSGLVMQLLAGSKIIEVDNNVREDRALLNGAQKLLGILIAIGEAVAYVLSGMYGSVSQLGVGNAILIIIQLCFAGIIVICLDELLQKGYGLGSGISLFIATNICENIIWKAFSPTTINSGRGAEFEGAVIALFHLLITRTDKVRALREAFYRQNLPNVTNLLATVLIFLIVIYFQGFRVVLPVRSKNARGQQGSYPIKLFYTSNMPIILQSALVSNLYFISQLLYRRYSGNFLVNLLGKWKESEYSGGQFVPVGGLAYYITAPSSLADMAANPFHALFYLVFMLSACALFSKTWIEVSGSSAKDVAKQLKEQQMVMPGHRESNLQKELNRYIPTAAAFGGMCIGALTVLADFMGAIGSGTGILLAVTIIYQYFETFEKERASELGFFGF, encoded by the exons ATGGGAGGAGGATTTCGAGTTCTTCATTTGGTCAGACCGTTTTTGTCATTTCTGCCCGAAGTTCAGAGCGCTGACCGGAACGTGCCCTTTAGAGAGAAGGTGATATACACCGTTATCTCGCTGttcattttcttggtgtgcagCCAGCTCCCTCTGTATGGCATACACTCCACCACGGGGGCAGATCCCTTCTATTGGATGCGTGTTATCCTCGCTTCCAACCGTGGGACTGTCATGGAGCTTGGGATCACCCCAATTGTCACATCTGGGCTGGTGATGCAACTCCTTGCGGGGTCTAAGATTATTGAGGTTGACAACAATGTACGCGAAGATCGTGCTCTTTT AAATGGAGCACAGAAGTTATTGGGCATCCTGATAGCTATTGGAGAGGCAGTTGCGTATGTCCTCTCTGGCATGTATGGTAGTGTTAGCCAACTTGGAGTTGGAAATGCCATTCTAATTATAATTCAGCTCTGCTTTGCCGGTATCATTGTGATATGTTTGGATGAACTTCTTCAGAAGGGATATGGTCTAGGCTCTGGAATTTCACTTTTCATTGCCACCAATATCTG TGAAAACATTATCTGGAAGGCATTTAGTCCCACCACTATCAACAGTGGGAGGGGAGCTGAATTTGAAGGTGCTGTTATTGCCCTGTTCCATCTTCTGATAACTCGGACAGATAAGGTTCGAGCTCTCCGGGAGGCCTTCTACCGGCAGAATCTTCCCAATGTGACAAATCTGCTTGCCACGGTGTTGATCTTCCTTATAGTAATTTATTTCCAAGGGTTCCGTGTGGTTCTGCCAGTGAGATCAAAGAATGCTCGTGGACAGCAGGGTTCTTATCCTATCAAGCTGTTCTACACTTCCAACATGCCCATCATTTTGCAGTCTGCACTTGTGTCCAACCTTTACTTTATCTCCCAG TTGCTTTACAGGAGGTACAGCGGAAATTTCCTTGTGAATCTTTTGGGCAAATGGAAGGAGTCTGAATATTCAGGAGGTCAATTCGTTCCTGTCGGTGGTCTAGCATATTATATCACTGCACCATCAag CTTAGCTGATATGGCAGCCAATCCCTTCCATGCACTCTTCTATCTCGTGTTTATGTTGTCAGCCTGTGCACTTTTCTCCAAAACATGGATTGAAGTATCTGGATCCTCTGCCAAAGATGTCGCCAAGCAGCTCAAG GAACAACAAATGGTGATGCCTGGTCACCGTGAGTCAAACTTGCAGAAGGAGTTGAACCGCTACATTCCCACGGCAGCTGCTTTTGGAGGCATGTGCATCGGTGCACTCACAGTGTTGGCCGATTTCATGGGTGCAATTGGTTCAGGAACTGGAATCTTGCTTGCAGTGACAATCATCTATCAGTACTTCGAGACATTTGAGAAAGAGAGAGCCAGCGAGCTCGGCTTCTTTGGCTTCTAA
- the LOC139194541 gene encoding beta-galactosidase 7-like: MWPSLIQKAKHGGLNAIETHVFWNAHEPLRRQYDFTENPDLVRFIKAIQETGLYAVLRIGPYVCAEWNYGGLPVWLHNIPGIKLRTNNPVIEREMANFTTLIVDMMKQEKLFASQGGPIIVAQVYNSANFL, translated from the exons ATGTGGCCATCCTTAATCCAAAaagcaaaacacggaggtctcAATGCCATTGAGACTCATGTGTTCTGGAATGCGCATGAACCTCTTCGTCGTCAG TATGATTTCACCGAAAATCCGGACCTAGTAAGATTCATTAAGGCCATCCAAGAGACAGGGCTCTATGCTGTTCTTCGAATTGGACCATATGTTTGTGCAGAATGGAATTATGG AGGTTTGCCTGTGTGGCTGCATAACATACCCGGCATCAAATTGAGGACAAACAATCCTGTGATTGAG AGGGAGATGGCAAACTTTACAACCCTAATAGTTGATATGATGAAGCAGGAGAAACTTTTTGCTTCGCAAGGGGGACCTATTATAGTTGCTCAGGTTTATAATTCAGCCAACTTTTTATGA
- the LOC103432396 gene encoding protein GRAVITROPIC IN THE LIGHT 1-like: MDSVRPSAVTPNKRRWARTIAKVLHLQAATGIAPVDGVQKVKSQEFKVQKVNYQESGVQKVKSQENGIQKVKSQEKVKELQERVALEAHLAKLFASVSSVKAAYAQLQHAQSPYDAEGIQAADKEVISELRNLSELKRCFLKKQFDPKPETTLVLAEIEEQKNDLKTYKIMGKKLESQVRLKDSEIVFLGEKLEEAKDHNKLLEKRLNQNQSGQLHVLDNLHLSALSPSHFITVLRHTVKSIRSFVRMMVDDMKSAGWDIHAAAKAIDRDVLYRKEDHKCFAFEHSVCKEMFDAFQYPNFSLPNESLPEKKKQQQQLFFVRFTELKSMKPKDYLAQNPGSAFAKFCRVKYLRLVHPKMETSFFGNLNQRNLINAGEFPSSDFFASFAEMAKRVWLLHCLAFSFDPEAAIFQVSKGCRFSEVYMDSLDDEGFLSTASEPQVGFTVVPGFRLGKTVIQCQVYLTRLQSTPRKQR, from the coding sequence ATGGATTCGGTGAGACCATCCGCCGTGACCCCAAATAAGAGAAGATGGGCACGTACTATTGCTAAAGTTCTTCATCTTCAGGCCGCAACAGGTATTGCCCCTGTCGATGGGGTACAGAAGGTTAAGTCCCAAGAATTCAAAGTTCAGAAGGTAAACTACCAAGAAAGTGGAGTTCAGAAGGTGAAGTCTCAAGAAAATGGGATTCAGAAAGTCAAGTCCCAAGAGAAGGTCAAGGAGCTCCAGGAAAGAGTCGCCTTGGAGGCTCATCTAGCGAAACTGTTTGCAAGCGTTTCATCTGTTAAAGCTGCGTATGCACAACTGCAGCATGCTCAGTCTCCCTATGATGCTGAAGGAATCCAAGCTGCTGACAAAGAGGTAATCTCCGAATTGAGGAACTTGTCTGAGTTGAAGCGTTGTTTCTTGAAAAAACAGTTCGATCCTAAACCTGAGACTACCCTGGTTTTGGCGGAGATCGAGGAGCAGAAGAATGATCTAAAAACCTATAAAATCATGGGGAAAAAGTTGGAATCTCAGGTGAGGCTGAAGGACTCTGAAATTGTATTTCTCGGAGAAAAGTTAGAGGAGGCCAAGGATCATAATAAGTTGCTTGAGAAGAGATTAAACCAGAACCAGAGCGGGCAGCTACATGTGCTCGACAATCTTCATTTATCTGCTTTAAGTCCTAGCCATTTCATCACGGTTCTTCGACACACGGTGAAGTCCATCCGGAGCTTTGTTAGGATGATGGTGGATGATATGAAATCTGCCGGTTGGGATATTCATGCAGCAGCTAAAGCGATTGACCGCGATGTGCTTTATCGGAAAGAAGACCACAAGTGCTTTGCATTTGAACACTCTGTTTGCAAGGAAATGTTTGATGCTTTCCAGTACCCCAACTTCTCGCTTCCAAATGAGTCCTTGCCggagaaaaagaaacaacagcAGCAGCTCTTTTTTGTGAGATTCACGGAACTCAAATCGATGAAGCCGAAGGACTATCTCGCCCAGAATCCCGGATCAGCATTTGCCAAGTTCTGCCGTGTCAAGTACTTACGACTGGTTCATCCCAAGATGGAGACATCATTCTTCGGCAATCTGAATCAAAGAAACCTCATCAATGCAGGTGAGTTTCCGAGCTCTGATTTCTTTGCTTCATTTGCTGAAATGGCAAAGCGTGTCTGGCTCCTGCATTGCTTGGCCTTCTCCTTCGATCCTGAAGCCGCAATCTTCCAAGTAAGCAAGGGATGTCGATTTTCAGAAGTGTACATGGACAGCTTAGACGACGAAGGGTTCCTCTCAACAGCATCCGAACCACAAGTGGGATTCACAGTTGTTCCGGGATTCAGACTCGGTAAAACTGTCATTCAGTGCCAAGTATACCTCACTCGGTTACAATCCACTCCGAGAAAGCAAAGGTAA
- the LOC103432403 gene encoding putative FBD-associated F-box protein At5g56820 — protein sequence MGSNSKFRKACIECNTFRILSSVSTRDAVKTSVLSHRWFNVWASVPDLSLTQTSPEEFSRFAGRNVAELELDHFVDLTPNTYQGYQLPRRLLLCNTLVVLKLTLHCNDITVTPSSGCFPSLKFLHATVRYLVGDLMEKLFSCCPVLEDLIIDGDLEEDSILNFNVSAPNLKRLRISLHIDPFPFDGDDIYRMGDYYCKILNVNAPNLEEFNLLENFLASYSFNHANSLSKAKIDLGDLHVFNNLDFVHKSADRIYSLFVAIINVTHLSLSAPVFGNIKCSLHLYEPIFVHEWCPTELVPICLSSRVKTICIRGLHGQPDEMEVTKYLLKHGKEER from the exons ATGGGTTCAAACTCGAAGTTTCGTAAAGCATGCATTGAATGCAATACTTTTCGCATTCTTTCTTCCGTTTCAACAAGAGATGCTGTAAAAACCAGCGTTTTGTCACACAGATGGTTCAATGTGTGGGCTTCTGTTCCCGATCTAAGCCTAACTCAGACTTCTCCGGAAGAATTTTCCCGTTTCGCTGG GCGTAATGTTGCTGAGCTCGAACTTGATCACTTCGTAGACTTGACGCCAAATACATATCAGGGTTATCAGTTGCCAAGAAGGCTTTTGTTGTGCAACACTTTGGTGGTTTTAAAGCTGACTTTGCATTGTAACGATATTACCGTTACTCCTAGCTCAGGCTGTTTTCCAAGTCTCAAGTTTCTCCATGCTACTGTGCGTTATCTCGTTGGTGACTTAATGGAGAAGCTCTTTTCTTGTTGCCCTGTACTTGAAGATTTGATTATCGATGGAGATCTTGAAGAAGattcaattttgaattttaatgtctCTGCACCTAATCTAAAACGACTACGAATAAGCTTGCACATTGATCCATTCCCTTTTGATGGAGATGATATTTACAGAATGGGAGATTATTACTGCAAGATTCTTAACGTTAATGCTCCAAATCTTGAAGAGTTCAACCTCCTCGAGAACTTTCTGGCAAGCTATTCCTTTAACCATGCAAATTCGCTAAGCAAAGCGAAGATTGATTTGGGAGACCTGCATGTGTTCAACAACCTTGACTTTGTGCACAAGTCTGCTGATCGTATTTATAGTCTTTTTGTAGCAATTATCAATGTTACACATTTATCACTTTCAGCTCCAGTTTTTGGG AACATCAAATGCTCTCTGCATCTCTACGAGCCTATCTTTGTACATGAATGGTGTCCAACGGAGCTTGTACCTATTTGTCTGTCATCACGAGTCAAGACGATTTGCATAAGGGGACTCCATGGGCAGCCAGATGAGATGGAGGTGACAAAGTACTTACTAAAGCACGGTAAG GAGGAGAGATGA
- the LOC103432402 gene encoding F-box protein At4g22280-like gives MSLKACIGDRISGLPDEIICHILSFLITEEAVKTSVLSRRWKNVWAYNPNIDLCDLGCGRRINSDNFEGIVNLVLLSRGSLDIHRFSLTCEDFVNYSCFDVWIRSAVSHNVVELVLDLVDGGFSQKLDLIDGETVSYYVGFELPKSLYMCNTLVVLKLRLQPSFTITPPSNCFPSLKFLKLMFDCLDIESMEKLISCCPVLEDLNIDCKLVDLDEFPVLRFNISALKLNKLQVYLYQGTSEIPRAYQIFVNVNAPSLEKFDLQDEYMAIYSWNKAKSLSRAKIDFKQLHRFQGIDNDYILESADRMQRLFEGLLYVKDLSVSAPLFGDPDIMHQYHLPTFNYLNRLELFLHTCCSWKLLTNFLKKSHNLKYLFLQSNAKCSAFRHGCDFLHHVWSPPRWVPVCLMSCLENICIKGFRGRADEMEVVKYMLKQGEVLNNVIIFTCDFSVKDEMKLCQEMSTFPRASKACQIEFRR, from the exons ATGTCGTTAAAAGCATGTATTGGAGATAGGATAAGTGGATTGCCAGATGAAATTATTTGCCACATTCTTTCATTCCTTATAACAGAGGAAGCTGTAAAGACTAGCGTTTTATCACGTAGATGGAAGAATGTATGGGCTTATAATCCCAATATTGACCTATGCGATCTCGGATGTGGAAGAAGGATTAATTCAGATAATTTTGAGGGAATCGTGAATCTTGTACTTCTCTCACGTGGCTCCTTAGACATTCATAGATTCAGTCTTACTTGTGAGGATTTTGTGAACTATTCTTGTTTTGACGTTTGGATTCGCAGTGCCGTTAGTCACAATGTTGTTGAACTAGTACTTGATCTTGTTGATGGGGGTTTCAGCCAAAAACTGGATCTTATTGATGGGGAGACCGTGTCCTATTACGTGGGTTTTGAGTTGCCAAAAAGCTTGTACATGTGCAACACATTGGTGGTGTTGAAGCTAAGACTCCAACCTTCTTTTACCATTACTCCTCCGTCAAACTGTTTCCCAAGTCTCAAgtttctcaaactcatgttcgATTGTCTTGATATTGAATCAATggagaagctcatttcttgttGCCCTGTACTGGAAGATTTGAATATAGATTGCAAACTCGTCGATCTTGATGAGTTTCCAGTATTGAGGTTCAATATCTCCGCACTGAAACTAAACAAGTTACAAGTATATTTGTACCAAGGTACGTCTGAAATCCCTCGTGCATACCAAATATTTGTTAATGTCAATGCTCCAAGTCTCGAAAAGTTTGATCTCCAAGACGAATATATGGCGATCTATTCTTGGAACAAGGCAAAATCCTTAAGCAGAGCGAAGATTGATTTCAAACAGCTGCACCGGTTTCAGGGCATTGACAATGACTATATCCTTGAATCTGCTGATCGTATGCAAAGGCTTTTTGAAGGGTTGTTGTATGTTAAAGATCTTTCGGTTTCAGCTCCACTTTTTGGG GATCCAGATATAATGCATCAATATCATCTACCTACGTTTAATTATTTGAACCGCTTGGAGCTATTTCTTCATACATGCTGCTCTTGGAAACTACTGACAAATTTTCTCAAGAAATCACACAATCTGAAATATCTATTCCTTCAAAGT AACGCAAAGTGTTCAGCTTTTCGCCATGGTTGTGACTTTTTACACCATGTATGGTCTCCGCCAAGGTGGGTACCCGTTTGCTTGATGTCATGCCTCGAGAACATTTGCATAAAGGGATTCCGAGGACGAGCGGATGAAATGGAAGTGGTAAAGTACATGTTGAAGCAGGGTGAAGTCTTGAATAATGTGATAATATTTACTTGTGATTTCTCTGTAAAAGACGAGATGAAGTTATGCCAGGAGATGTCAACGTTCCCAAGGGCTTCAAAGGCTTGTCAAATTGAATTTCGAAGATAA